The genome window CGTTGTCAACAACATTGTTTCAAATTATCGCTGTCTCCTTTATGTTGCTTCTCTTTGGCTTGGCTTTGCCCCTGTTTACAAAAGTTTTGATTGACCATATCTTTGCGTATGAAATGCATAGCTTGATGCCTGCCATGGGTCTCGGGCTTGTCTTTATCGTACTGATCTACATGGTGATGAGCTATTTGCGCGGTTCGTTGCTTGTGTATTTACAGGGCCGGCTTGATCCGCAGATAATGTTCAATTTCTTTGAACACATGCTGAGCCTGCCCTTGAAATTCTTTCAGCAGCGGAGCACCGGCGACATACTGATGCGATTGAGCAGCAACGTCTTTATACGCCAGATCCTGACCAATCAAGTTATTTCCACCATGCTTGATGTGACTTTGCTGCTGGGATATTTTACAATACTTGTTCTCAAAGCGCCCACGTTTGCCTTTGTCACATCAGCCATCGGCCTTGTACAGGTAGCTATTCTTCTAATATCGAGCCGTTGGCTGCGGCAAATCACGGAACAGGAACTCATGGCAGGCGCTGATTCCCAGAGCTACATTGTCGAAGCCCTGCGGGGAATTTCTACTCTGAAGGCATCGGGCGCCGAGGACCATGCGTTCAATCACTGGTCCAATCTTTTCAGCCGGAATCTGAACCTGACCCTGCGCAAGAACCATGCCCTGGCCATTATTGATTCCATACTAACGACCCTGCGAACCTTCGCTCCCATGGCATTACTGTGGTTTGGAGGGTTGAAGGTTCTGTCACATGCCATGAGCCTCGGCGCTGTGCTCGCCTACAATTCAATCGCCATTGCTTTTTTGATTCCACTGAGTTCCCTGGTGTCTAATTTCCAACAGTTGCAATTGATCATAGCCCATATCAAGCGCATTCGCGACGTGGTAGAATGCCCCCCCGAGCAGACGGTTGATCCTAAGCGCAAGAAGCCCAAACTTACCGGTGCGATTCAGCTCAAAGGAGTCAGTTTCCGCTATGACAAGAATAGTCCCCTCGTTTTAAAGAACTTATCATTTTCTATCCCAGCTGGCACAAAAGTAGCGATTGTCGGGCCAACAGGATCCGGGAAGACCACTCTCGCCCTTCTGTTATTGGGGTTGCATATACCCACCTCAGGCGAGATTCTTTTTGACGAGCATTCCTTAAAGGAACTTGACCTGCGATACCTTCGGGGTCATTTCGGTGCGGTCTTACAGGAATCTTTTCTTTTCAATGGATCGATAAAACAGAACATTTCCTTATGCTCAGCTGATGCATCCTTGTCAGAAGTGATCGAAGCAGCGAAGATAGCAGCCATTCATGATGAAATCATGCAAATGCCGATGGGATTCGAAACGCTAGTTTTGGAAAGCGGGCAGGGATTATCTGGCGGTCAACGGCAGCGGCTGTCAATTGCCCGCGCGGTCGTGAGGAAACCACGCATTTTATTGCTAGATGAAGCAACGAGCCATATTGACATGTATACGGAAAAGAAGATCGATGCGAATTTAAATGCCATGTATTGCACCCGAATCGTGATCGCACACCGGCTAAGCACAATTCGCGATGCTGATATGATAATAGTCATCAGAAATGGTGAAATAATCGAACACGGCACACATGAACAGCTCTTCATGCAAGATGGTTTCTATAGGGATATTGCAAAAAGTCAGGATATTCATGTTGATAACGGAAAAAACTCACGATTGGTATATGTCAACCATCAGCATTGAATATCCATCAAAATTTTACCCGCTTGGAATTAAAACAACAGCGCTGACAAGCGAGTAAAAAGAAAGGAGGTGATTAACATGTCAGTCAACGACATAATCAGAGCATGGAAAGATCCTGTCTACCGGAAAAGCTTAAGCAAAAAGCGACGAGCGTTACTTCCTGATAATCCCATAGGTCTTATAGAACTTACTGATGAAAACTTGGACGCTATCTCCGGTGGGACAGCAACAGCATGCACACATTGCACGACATGCACCAGCCTTCTTACTGGTCCATGCGCCGAGATGTGCTGCGTTAAGTAATAACCATCAGTGATAAGGATCTAGCTGGGCAGTGCTTTTCCTGCCCAGCTAGTCATCATTCATCTTATGATTATGTATTGTATTAGAAAGGAAAAATGAATGAAAAATAAAATTCTAAGAAGCAGTGAATGGTATAATGCTTTGACTTTAAAGGAACGTATTACTTCGTTAAGCTTAGCAAAAACCAATAAATCTTATAACAATGTACGATTAAAAAAAGCCAAACAATATCTCAACGAATGGCGGTCACAGCCTCCCTTTGACAAAAATCCTCAATATTTTTTACAGCAACTCGGAGCAGTTGGTTTAAATGAAAATGAACTGCTTACAATATTAGCAGAATCTGCTGAAGCATTACAGCAACGAACCGTTTTACCAGAATGGTTGAAAAATCTTGATGAAGCCTTCTCTCAATATCATTCGTTTAAATTATTCAACAAGAATAAGCAGCAATTGAAAAATAACAAACTAATAGACTTATTATTAGCTTTGACGCCTTTAATAATACAAGCTTTTTCACATTTAACTATAGGAGTACAAGAATTAACTAATAAGTATAGAAATTTACCGTTTTGTCCAAACACGATTAATGAGATTCTGTTCGCCAACTTGCCAAGTAGATTAGAAATGATTCTTTGTCGCACAATAATTCTGGAACTTAATGTAGCACGACTACAAAATAAATTAAAGGGCAGAACACCTATAACCAAATATAAAAACTTTTTACGATATTTTCGTAAAACAAATGTATTGCTTAATTTTCTAAGAGAGTATCCAGTACTTGCGCGGCAAATAAATCTACAACTCAATAATTGGATTCACTATTGTTTAGAATTTCTAAACAATCTCTGTCAAGATTGGTCTGCTATAATCACAAAATTAAATAATGGAAAAAATCCAGGACATCTAATTCAAGTATCAGGAAATATTGGGGATTCTCATCGTATGGGAAGAGCGGTAATAATTGCAAAGTTCTCTTCAGGTTTCCAAATTGTTTACAAACCGAAACCACTAATGATTGAGGAGCATTTTCAGGAACTTTTATCATGGCTAAACAATAAAGGAATAAATCCTCCCTTTCGTACTATGAAGATACTCAGTCGCAAGTCATATGGCTGGGAAGAATACATAAACGTTTCTGATTGCATGTCTATTGTGGAAATCCGCCGATTTTATAGGCGTATTGGGGGATATTTGGCGCTGTTGTATATATTGGAAGCCACCGATTTTCATTTCGAGAATGTAATCGCAGCAGGTGAAAATCCAATGCTTATTGATCTTGAATCCTTGTTTCATCCGCATTCCGATCAGCTTTATACAACTCAAAATATATATAGAGCAATACGGGTTATGGAACATTCAGTATTAAGGATCGGTATACTACCGCAGCGTCAATGGATAAGTCATAACAATGCTGGCATTGATATTAGTGGTTCAAGCATAGTAAAGGGTCAACTTTGGCCAGATCGCATACATTTTGTTGAAAAAGCCCAAACAGATGAAATCCACTTGAGTAGAAAATATTATGAAATGCCTGGAGGTAAAAATAATCCAAAAATTAAAGGAAGAGAAGTAAATATTATTGACTATTCTGAATATATAATTGATGGGTTTACTGATTCATACCGATTGCTTAAAAAAAATAGAACTGAACTTTTATCAAAAGAAAGGCCTTTAGCAAATTTTTTCAAAGATGAAATACGGATAATTTTTAGGCCAAGCAGAATATATGGTTTACTTCTTTATGAAAGTTTTCATCCGGATTTATTACACAACGCTCTTGATCGTGAACGTTTTTTTAATAAACTTTGGATTGGTGTCAATAGAATTCCACATCTTTCAAAATTAATACCTTTCGAAATAGAAGATTTACAAAATAATGACATTCCCATGTTTACGACGCATGTCAATTCACGAAATGTTTGGAGTAGTTCAGGTAAAAAAATTAATGGACTTATTAACAAATCAGGACATGATATTGTAAAAGAGCGCATTAAACAACTGGATGATAAAAAGCTACTTCAGCAACAATGGTTTATTCGATCATCACTTTCTACCGTTTTTGCACATTCCATCCAAACGAAATCCACACATTACAAAGTTACAATTAATAAAAAATTTTACGATAAACAGGAACTCCAAAAGAGATTAGTGCACACAGCAAAATTGATTGGTGTAAAGCTGGAATCTCTTGCTTTTAAAGATAAAACAAGCGCATCGTGGATAGGAGTTACTCTCGGGAATGAGAACAATTATATTCTTGCTCCATTATCATACGATCTATATGGAGGTTTGCCAGGAATTATCTTATTTCTTGCATATCTTGGTAAAATTACAAATAGTGAGCATTTTACATCGCTCGCTAGACTAACGCTAAATACTTTATTGGAATTTGTGGAAAATAACAAATCTGACATTACAATGATTGGAGCCTTTTCAGGTTTAGGGGGACTAATATATACATTGACTCACCTGGGAATACTATGGAATAGTCCATCAATTCTAAATATAGCAAACAAATATGTGAATTATTTATCAGACGATTATATTAAAGGTGATAATCACTTCGATATTTTGGCTGGATCTGCCGGATGCATATGTTCTCTTACAACTTTGTATCAATACAGTGCTAATAAACTAGTTGTCGCAAAAGCCATAAAATGTGGTGAAAGATTGTTACAGTCTGCACAAAACATGGAAAAGGGAATTGGTTGGATAAATCCTACCCTAAGTGAAAAGCCATTAACAGGACTTTCACATGGTAACGCAGGCATTGCAATGGCGTTATTTAGACTCGCTACAATATTGCAAAGTAAGAAATATAAAAATGCAGCACTTAAAGCAATCGCTTACGAACGTGACCATTATCTGCCAAATAAGAAAAATTGGGAAGATTTACGGAATTCTGTATCTAGTATGAAGTCTAATGAAATTTCTAATACTCAAAGAGTTTCTAACGCATGGTGTAATGGTGCCCCTGGAATCGGATTAGCCAGATTGGATTGTTTGCATTATCTCAACAGCCATATTTTTATTGACGAAATCAACATCGCGATTAAAGCAACGATAGCAAATGGATTCGGCTATAATCATTCCTTATGCCATGGGGATATTGGTAATCTTGAATTACTTATACAAGCCAGTGAGGTTTTTGAAAACGAATCTTTGCGAAATTATGTAAATCGTGTTGCGTTGGCGATTCTTAATGACATTAATGATAATGGTTTCCGATGTGGAATTCTTCAATATGTTGAAACACCCGGCTTAATGATTGGTCTTGCTGGCATCGGATATGGACTACTTCGAATTGCAGCCCCTAAAATTATACCATCTGTTTTAACACTAGCGGGACCAAAACATGATTATGACCAAAGATCACCAAACAAATATTATTAGTTCTGTAATTATCATCAGAAATTGAAGTCAAAAAAACAACCAACTAAACCGTTAATTAGATTATCTTACGATGTTTGCCAACCACAATATTTTACAGGTAGACTAAATGAAAAGAAAATACTTATTACAACATTTTCAAATATGAAAAACCATGGTAAAACCATTGTAATATATGGAATTTACGGTTCAGGAAAGACATCACTCTTAAACTGGATGCGTCATAATATAGTTAACAAATATATATATAACTCAACCCTAATAATCGATAATGCATTTTCAAAATTATATTATGATTCATTTAGTACTTTGATAGATTTTTTTGGGAATCTAAAAAATGCATGGGAATCTCTCAACGATAATAAGGTCATAAAAAATACTCTTGAGAATTACTTCAATCACGTATTTCGTATATTGAAACAATTGTCCCCGAACGATTATTTAATCCCGACAGGTATTGATTATGATTTTGCTAGAGCAGATAAAACTATTTCGATATATAATCAACCATTTTTCCATTTATTAAAATGCTTTCATGAAATATTACATATCATGAGTCTTTTATTGTGTGAAAGTGATCGCAATCTCGTTATTTTTTTTGATAACGTACAGTGGGCAAACCAGATGGCGTCCGATATACTTCAGCGAGTAATTTGTAGACCACCACCCAGAATTGGATTTTTATTGGCATACGATACAAAAAATAATCAAGCCTTAAAATGGCCGTTTTTACAACAGAAAACATCAGAGAATTATTGCACAAAGTTACGCCTCCAGCATTTAACCGCCAATGATATTGAGAAATTAATTCTATGTCGATTATCTCTTGTATTACATCAAAAAATTTGTATGTTTCTAGCAATCCATATAGGTTATCCAATTCAAGTAATAACAGTTTTCAATATTTTAAATCTTGAAAATTTAACACCAACTTATAATAATATCATCAAAGCAGCAGGAAGAATTAAAAATACAAGAGGTTTTTTATACCCATATTTTAATGACTTAACAAGAAAAATTATAGACGCCGCACTTGTGTTAAAACATCCTTTGAGTATTACACAAATTTCTTATTTAATTAAAGCAACAAAGCGGCAAAAAAATGTGTTAAAAAAAGTAATCGAAAAAAGTGGTGTTTTTAAATCTTTTAAAAATGAATTTTATGATATTGTACATCCACTCTTGTACATTTATTGCGATCACCACATACCTTATAAAATATATAAAAATTTTAACCTCCGATCTGCCACTTTTTTACAATTTTCAAATAACTTTCCGTTTTCTAAAATAATAAGGGATACTTTACTAGCAAATTATTTATATAGGATAAAAAGCTATAAAAAAGCACTAGAATATAAATATAAACTTTGCAGGCATTACAAAGCACTGCATGAGTATGAATATGCTATGCATCTTATCTATCAAGCTCGAGTTTGTGCACGAATAACGAAAAATAAAAATGTTGAAGCATCTTGTCTACTTCAAATTGGAGATATATTATTTCATACGGGCAAGTTGCATGAAGCGATTGAAGCTTATAGCCAAAATATCAAAATTGAACGTGAGATGAAGAACCACCAAGGTATTGCGATCGCATTTTTTAAAATGGGTCTTGTATTCGAATATATGAACCGTTTGGATACATCCATATTATATTATAATAAATCCAAAAAAATTGAACGCAAATTTAATAATCTTTATGCCTTAAATAGTATTTTTCACCGTCTGGGTGTAGCTTATCAACTAATGAATAATTTTTCTATTGCACTCAAATACTACGTCTCGTCCCTTAATATTGCCAAACAACTCGACGATTTCCATTGTGTCGCTTTAAGCTATCATCAAATTGGGCGTATCTACCACCTCAGAAACAACTTTAATATAGCTATGGATTATTACTGTCGCAGCATTGCCATTAATAATAAAATCAAAAATCCATATGGAAAAGCACTTACATTATATCAGATTAGTTTGATCTTTCAAAAAAATCAATGTTTTGACAAGGCAATAATTTGTCTTAAAAATTGTCTAACAACTGTCCGGTTGGCGGGACTTTATAATATTGAAACTCATTTTTTATATCAAATTGGTTCTAATTATCAACTGATGCACAATTTTAACAAAAGTTTGTTCTATTTAAAAAAAAGCCAAAAAATATCGGAAATGATTGGAATCCATGATATTAAGGTCCGTATATTGTACCAAATTGGCAAAACATATCATTTGATGAAAAACTATGATTTAGCTCTATGTTACTACAATTATAGCAATGAAATTGCTCGACATTACCACGATACATCCATGTTGCACTTGACTAATGATGCGATTACTAGTTTAAAACAAAAGATGTAATCCAAAGGGAATAATGTCATCGTTCATCTTTAAAGTCTCAAGTTTTTTCCTCAAGATTGTTTTCATTAAATGGAGTCTTCTTGACAATCAATACAAATACAGTATAATCTCAAAAGAAGGATAATGATCGACATTCTTATCTTTATTCTTTTTGCCGGGACCACGGGTAAGATCCAGGGAACAGTGAACGATGCTGATAACGGCGCTCCGATCACAGGCGCGAACGTGATCATCACCGGTACGGGTATTGGCACGGCCACAGATGACAACGGCTATTTCGCGATATTAAATCTCCCACCTGGTTCGTATGATGTTGAAGTATCCTGCATCGGATATGAAACGCAAAAAATAAAAAAGGTTTTAGTGCAAATCGATAAAAGCGCGCGTCTTGGGATAAGTCTCCAGCTGGCGCTGATCGAGATGCCGCCGGTGAGCGTGATATATAAACAAAAAGCTGTGGAAAAGGACTGGACCAGCACAACTTATATCATCCGTAAAGAAGAAATCCGCACACTGCCAATCGATTATACAACCGGACTAATTCAGTTCCAACCATCGGTCACCCGTATGGACACTACTTTACACGTACGGGGTGGTCGTCCCACTGAAGTAGCCTACCTTATCGACAACGTCTCGATCATTGATCCCTTAACCGGCGAACCAGTAATCAACCTATCCAAAAGCGTCGTCGACGAGATCATCTTTCTACCCGGCAGCTTTGACGCCGAGTATGGTCGGGCTATGTCTGGAGTCGTCAATGTTATAACACAGAATCCTTCGGGTAAAATCCGTACCGAGGCGTCGGGCAAGAGCGAGCGGATTATGCCAATGTATTATGATTTTGGATACAACAACGTACAAGCAACGATGCACTTACCGGAATTTTTTAAATCGAAGACGCTCGTTTCGTTGGATATAATGCATACGGACGATCAGAATCCCCGGCTGGTCCTATTACCTCACAAACAGCGTGACGATTATGCATTGTACGGCAAGTGGCTGATGGCGCCTTCCGGTAAACTGCGTATAAGCTTGAGCGGCGCGCAATCTCACTCGCAATTTGATCGCTACGACGGTTTTAAGTGGCTCTTCCACCTTGATCGCTACCGGTCGGACTTGAAAAAAGGGAATTTACAAACTTTCAACCTGAATTTTTTACCTGATTCAAGAAAGCTCCTAAACCTGACCCTGAGTCGCTTGTATTCCAGGTTTATTTATGGTGTAAGAATATACAAGGATTATGGCATATTCGACGACTTTGCATTCAAAGACAACCATAATTTGGAATTTTCCTTCGCTTCTGGCAGCCTGAATAATCCTTTTGGAACCACGAAAGTATACAAGCCATATGATTGCGATTATCCTGAATATCGCGAGCGTACGTCACAGGTTTTAAAAGCCAATGTCGGCACTATTTTAAATCTTCACGAATATCATGAAATCAAAGGCGGATTTGAATATACCTACAATATCCTGGACAATTTTACATATTGGGTGAGTAATGACACAATCAATCCGATTGTGGATGAATGGAACTATAAGCCTGATGAATTTGCCGCCTATCTGCAGGATAATATTGATTACAAGGGATTGTATGCCAAGGTTGGCTGCCGCTGGGACTATTTCAACAGCAAGTTACCGAATGTTGATCCGAAGTCAATGATTTCACCACGCCTTGGATTTTCCTTTCTTGTTACCGAAAAGTTCCTGTTTCGTACAAATGTCGGACGATATACCCAACCGCCTTTATACGACTATATGTACAGTTATTATTTACGGCTGCCTTACCCAGAGTGGGTATGGTATCTGATCCGGAACTCACCGATCGGCAACCCTAATTTAGGTTCCGAAAAAACGATAAACTATGAGGTTGGCTGTCAGGGGACAATCCGGAAAAATATGAATATCACATGCAATGCGTTTTATAAAGATATTCAGGATCTGACCGGCACAAGAATAATCGTTTATGAAGCTCACACCTATTCATCTTATTTCAATGTTGAATATAGCAATGTCAAAGGAATCGAAACGATCCTGGATTATTCGAACTCCCTGTTTACCGGTAAGGCTTCATATACGCTTTCATGGGCAAAAGGCACGAGTTCATATGCACGGGAAATACATGATGATTATTGGCGTGATACCACATATGTTCCTTCAGCCGATGCATACGATCTTGACTTTGATCAACGGCATAGGATATTAGCACAGGGTACGTTCAACCTTCCCTTAGCCGCCAAACTGCATGTGTTTGGTTATATCGGTTATGGCTTTCCTTACGCTTCACCAGGCACCGAAGGGAAGATAACTAATGCCCCACGCTCAGCACTGCAAAAGCAGATTGACTGTATCATAGTTGCTCCGATTAAGCGCGGCAGTTTCACAGTGAAGGTATTGGCTGAGATCGTGAATCTCCTTGATATCCGTTATGAATACGCCCCATACTCTCCAATCATACAACCTGGGGCGGTTTCAAATTATAATTACTTTATGACATTGGATTCTCCCTATTATCATCCGGCGATTGACTTCAATCACGACGGCATTATCACACCGTATGAAGAATATTGTGCAAATCGTGAAATGTGCAGATATGTTAATACACAGTATTGGGCCTTTCTAAATTCCGCCCCGCGCCGTGCACGGATTGGCATCAGCATTAATTTCTAACTTTGCGGTTGAAGTCTTGGCACCAGCTTGAATGTCCTGAATTGAAACATATACGGTCCTAAATTAAAAGACATAGATCGCCAGCCGACATTCGATAAAACAGTCCCACTGAATCGTCCGACAATGTATTATAGTTGCGAGTGTTTTGTTGCACTGTGTTTCTGGCAAATTGCGATTAGTTATTCAAAAAAGATGGTCAAACTAGCCGGATAGTTGATACAAAAACTAAATAGAGAGGTTGGCTTGTGCCAACCTCTCTTATGTTTGGTCCCGTTTTTGTCCCAGTCGGGATCGTTTTTTAGGGAGAGTGCCAAGATTTTGGTAAATTACACGTCATTGGCAAGAGGCCAGAATTTTTTTATTTTCTCGGAATTCCGGCGGACTATCAGAAAGTCTTTTTAGTCGGGCGGCAGAGCCAAATTAAAAAACCGAGGACCACAGCAAATGCGAATTTAAAGACATCTATATAGATTGCTGCTTCGATAGCCACTCATCACCATGCATCTATTCTTTAAGATTTAGATTTAATAAAAGTATTATATTATATCTGTAGAAATCCATATATTAATTTTATGCAAAACTGTGCTGAAATGTCCAAAAAATGGCACATTTGGCACATTTTGCCAACATCTGGAAATTTCTCAAAAATAGCGCGGATGCATTATGGGACTGCATTTATGCGAATTCAGATTAAGTTTTTTAGGGTAAAAAAGGTATGTCTGCTGTTTACGTAACCGGCGGCATTATTTCTTACGGAAAAAGTCAAAGCATTAATTGATCGTTTACTAAGTTTTAACTGACAATTATAGCGTGTAAGAATCAAGCCCAAATGGACCTTGACAACCAGTAAAATGTGATTATAAATAATTAGGTAGAACTAGATAGAGAGGATGAAAGTGATGGTATCAATTTTTTGCACTACTTTCCTAATCGGTCATTTTATTACAAAAGCGTATCTCCCAATAGGTTGTAGTCAAGGCGTCGGCAGAGTCTGTATTTATGACTCAGATCACGACGGCAAAATCGAATTGATCGCAAGTTCATCAAACACGGACCAATCATGGAGTAACATCGCCGAATTTACAGCACCGGATACATGGGATATTCAGCCGATCCTGCTCGATTCGGTTATTATCTGGGATGTCGGCGACTTTGACAATGATGGGTTAACCGATATCATCACTTATGGTGAAACCGACGGCTTCCCCCTGATGAGGATTTTCGAGTCACCTGATTCATCATCCTACCCTTCTAATGAAGTCTGGCGCGATACAGTGGGCTTTCCCTACAGATATCAGCCGATATCTGCCTTCGATATTGACCGGGATAGTCTCACCGAGCTGATTAAATTGGATTGGTGGAAGGCAGATACAGTCTCGACATACCATCCCTTCGGTATCTATAAAGTGGTAAGCGATAATCAATACGACACGGTTTTTATGGGTTCGGGGATGGATCAGGTATCTTCCAGTGTCGCTTTTGGCGATTATGATCGCGACGGTGCCAATGAATTTGTCATATGTAATGCGGAAGGGGTTGTTCAAATATGGGAGTGTATGGGTATCAATTCATACCTGCTTCGGCAGCAAAATCAATTATCCACCTTCAACATTCGAGATTGTTTCACGGTTCCGGATGCGGACGGCGATGGTAAGATGGAATTCGGTATTAAAGGATTCGTGCCTTATCCGGCATACAGAATTAGTGCTTTTATCTACGAGGCAACTAATGACACCACTTATGATCTCATCAAGTTTTTTGCCCTAAAATCAAATTTTTATGATGAATATGGCGGTTTTTCCGATGCCGGTGACATCGATCACGATGGCTCGCTGGAGATTCTTCTTGAAGCATTTTATAATGTGTTTATTATTAAATCTGCCGGCAATGATTCATTTTATATTAATGACACACTCACGGGCGATATGATGCTTCACGGTTCCTGCGTCAGAGTATTTGACCTCGACAATAACGGTTTGTCCGAAATCATTATATCTCAAAACAATACGACCCGTATATTAGAAAAAGGCGTGGACATGGAGTGGTTTTTCCCTGAGCCTACTCATCTTGACACTTTTTTTGCATTCGATACGGTAACGCTGCATTGGGCAGTTTACGACACGTTTTTACTCGATTCTGTTTATTTATACCTGCGTCGTACTACTGGCGGCTCCTCGTTAATATTTCAGGGATTACCGATTGATTCATGTTATGACTGGGCGGTTCCAGACACCCAGGGTTATTTCAGGCTTTGGCTCGTTGCGAAAGGTCTGGGGCGAAAGGATTCACTTGCCTCCCGGTCTTTCTTTATAAAAAGAGAATCTGGAATAACCGAATACACTGCCGATTCTCCACAAAGTTCATTTTTACGGGTACTTATGAATCCTTTCAGTACAAAAACCGAAATAACTTGGTGCGTAACCGACGAAAACGCTCAAACAAAAAACGCAACCGCGAACCTGGCGATTTACGATGTATCTGGTAGGGAAGTGTGGAGATACACTATACCGTCAGATAACCATCAATTAACTAACAAGGTCATTTGGGATGGTGCTGACTGCCGAGGAAATCAACTGCCAGCAGGCGTCTATCACGTCTATCTTAAGGCCAATAGTAAAAGATTATGTCAAAAGGTGGTTCT of bacterium contains these proteins:
- a CDS encoding TonB-dependent receptor, which produces MIDILIFILFAGTTGKIQGTVNDADNGAPITGANVIITGTGIGTATDDNGYFAILNLPPGSYDVEVSCIGYETQKIKKVLVQIDKSARLGISLQLALIEMPPVSVIYKQKAVEKDWTSTTYIIRKEEIRTLPIDYTTGLIQFQPSVTRMDTTLHVRGGRPTEVAYLIDNVSIIDPLTGEPVINLSKSVVDEIIFLPGSFDAEYGRAMSGVVNVITQNPSGKIRTEASGKSERIMPMYYDFGYNNVQATMHLPEFFKSKTLVSLDIMHTDDQNPRLVLLPHKQRDDYALYGKWLMAPSGKLRISLSGAQSHSQFDRYDGFKWLFHLDRYRSDLKKGNLQTFNLNFLPDSRKLLNLTLSRLYSRFIYGVRIYKDYGIFDDFAFKDNHNLEFSFASGSLNNPFGTTKVYKPYDCDYPEYRERTSQVLKANVGTILNLHEYHEIKGGFEYTYNILDNFTYWVSNDTINPIVDEWNYKPDEFAAYLQDNIDYKGLYAKVGCRWDYFNSKLPNVDPKSMISPRLGFSFLVTEKFLFRTNVGRYTQPPLYDYMYSYYLRLPYPEWVWYLIRNSPIGNPNLGSEKTINYEVGCQGTIRKNMNITCNAFYKDIQDLTGTRIIVYEAHTYSSYFNVEYSNVKGIETILDYSNSLFTGKASYTLSWAKGTSSYAREIHDDYWRDTTYVPSADAYDLDFDQRHRILAQGTFNLPLAAKLHVFGYIGYGFPYASPGTEGKITNAPRSALQKQIDCIIVAPIKRGSFTVKVLAEIVNLLDIRYEYAPYSPIIQPGAVSNYNYFMTLDSPYYHPAIDFNHDGIITPYEEYCANREMCRYVNTQYWAFLNSAPRRARIGISINF